One segment of bacterium DNA contains the following:
- a CDS encoding DUF5110 domain-containing protein gives MIRACKTILIAGALTLATHTAAQPLAESVGDGVVRFHASAAARDAALPSLCLVEPLTGTGPAPAGWSVIPEFSRVMGRPAIHVQVTQGTDLYGTGEVPGPLRRNGTSVVAWNFDAYGWDANTPHLYQSHPWVLALRADGTSFGVLADTSHRCRIDLTDGIRFVAQGPEFPVVVVEGGTPQDVVRALGRLTGTMPLPPLWALGYHQCRYSYTPDDRVREVAREFRERHIPCDVVWLDIDYMDDFRCFTFHPLDFPDPVALTDDLHADGFRVISIIDPGIKIDPGYRVYNSGQARDVWVKTLTGRDYVGAVWPGACVFPDFTRADTRDWWADLYVGFLASGIDGVWNDMNEPAVFNVDSKTMPLDNRHRADPELGGSGPHARYHNVYGMLMARATFAGCLRARPDRRPFVLSRANHLGGQRWAACWTGDNTANWAHLDMSIAQVLNLGLSGQPFSGPDIGGFCGAGDGRQFARWMGFGALLPFARGHTGKGNVDKEPWAFGPEVEATCRLALQRRYRLLPHLYTLMREASLSGLPPARPLFFADPADRALRGADDAFLLGDGLLVSCNTSPGASRGAILPDGDWRAFSLVEGDGADLDLPVLMLGAGHILPLGPVVQWSGERPLDELELVVCLDDEGKAEGLLYEDAGEGFGYREGAYRLTRFTAQTREGEVVVSADVVEGNWARSGRMVTVRLLTDGGEVIGTGSEAGPIGVSR, from the coding sequence GCGACGGCGTCGTCCGCTTCCACGCCTCCGCCGCGGCCCGCGACGCCGCGCTGCCTTCCCTCTGCCTGGTTGAACCCCTGACCGGAACCGGCCCCGCCCCCGCCGGCTGGAGCGTCATCCCGGAATTCAGCCGCGTGATGGGACGGCCCGCCATCCACGTACAGGTCACCCAAGGCACCGACCTCTACGGCACCGGCGAGGTCCCCGGCCCGCTGCGGCGCAACGGCACCAGCGTCGTCGCCTGGAACTTCGACGCCTACGGCTGGGACGCAAACACGCCCCACCTCTACCAGTCCCACCCCTGGGTGCTGGCGCTGAGGGCCGACGGCACGAGCTTCGGCGTGCTGGCCGACACCTCGCACCGCTGCCGCATCGACCTGACCGACGGCATCCGCTTCGTCGCCCAGGGACCGGAATTCCCGGTTGTCGTCGTCGAGGGTGGCACGCCCCAGGACGTGGTGCGCGCCCTGGGCCGCCTGACCGGCACCATGCCCCTGCCGCCGCTGTGGGCGCTCGGCTACCATCAGTGCCGCTACTCCTACACGCCCGACGACCGGGTGCGCGAGGTGGCGCGCGAGTTCCGCGAGCGGCACATCCCCTGCGACGTGGTGTGGCTGGACATCGACTACATGGACGACTTCCGCTGCTTCACCTTCCACCCCCTGGACTTCCCCGACCCGGTCGCCCTGACCGACGACCTGCACGCCGACGGCTTCCGCGTCATCTCCATCATCGACCCCGGCATCAAGATCGATCCGGGCTACCGCGTCTACAACTCGGGGCAGGCCCGCGACGTGTGGGTCAAGACCCTCACCGGCCGCGACTACGTGGGCGCGGTGTGGCCCGGCGCCTGCGTCTTCCCCGACTTCACGCGCGCCGACACGCGCGACTGGTGGGCCGATCTGTACGTGGGCTTCCTGGCCAGCGGCATCGACGGCGTCTGGAACGACATGAACGAGCCGGCGGTCTTCAACGTCGACAGCAAGACCATGCCCCTGGACAACCGCCACCGCGCCGACCCCGAGCTGGGCGGGTCCGGTCCCCATGCGCGATACCACAACGTCTACGGCATGCTCATGGCGCGGGCCACCTTCGCGGGCTGCCTGCGCGCACGCCCCGACAGGCGCCCCTTCGTGCTCTCGCGCGCCAACCACCTCGGCGGCCAGCGCTGGGCCGCCTGCTGGACCGGCGACAACACGGCCAACTGGGCGCACCTCGACATGTCCATCGCCCAGGTGCTCAACCTGGGCCTGTCGGGACAGCCCTTCTCCGGACCCGACATCGGCGGCTTCTGCGGCGCCGGCGACGGCCGGCAGTTCGCGCGCTGGATGGGCTTCGGCGCCCTGCTGCCCTTCGCCCGCGGACACACGGGCAAGGGCAACGTGGACAAGGAGCCGTGGGCGTTCGGCCCCGAGGTGGAAGCGACCTGCCGCCTCGCCCTGCAACGCCGCTACCGTCTGCTGCCCCACCTCTACACGCTGATGCGCGAGGCGTCGCTGAGCGGCCTGCCGCCGGCGCGGCCGCTCTTCTTCGCCGACCCCGCCGACCGGGCCCTGCGCGGCGCCGACGACGCGTTCCTGCTGGGCGACGGCCTGCTGGTGTCGTGCAACACGTCGCCGGGCGCCTCGCGCGGTGCGATCCTCCCCGACGGCGACTGGCGCGCCTTCTCCCTAGTCGAGGGCGACGGCGCCGACCTCGACCTGCCGGTGCTGATGCTGGGCGCCGGCCACATCCTGCCCCTGGGACCGGTCGTGCAGTGGTCGGGCGAGCGCCCGCTGGACGAGCTCGAGCTCGTGGTCTGCCTGGACGACGAGGGGAAGGCCGAGGGCCTGCTCTACGAGGACGCGGGCGAAGGCTTCGGCTACCGCGAGGGCGCGTACCGACTGACCCGCTTCACGGCGCAGACCCGCGAAGGCGAGGTGGTCGTGAGCGCCGACGTGGTCGAGGGGAACTGGGCCCGGTCGGGACGGATGGTCACGGTGCGGCTGCTGACCGACGGCGGCGAGGTGATCGGAACGGGCAGCGAGGCGGGGCCGATCGGCGTTTCGCGCTGA
- a CDS encoding SRPBCC family protein, whose translation MKVRNIHQRTVDAPAAVVGRLFDGLASVNDPLWPADRWPPMRFDRPLQVGARGGHGLVRYDVGACEPGRSIRFDFTAPRGFDGHHRLEVVAKGEEHTVLRHVVEMNTRGPAVLSWPLVFGPLHDALLEDALDRAERSLGLEPAGARWSAWVRFLRWVLKPRGRRSRRE comes from the coding sequence GTGAAGGTTCGCAACATCCATCAGAGGACGGTCGATGCGCCGGCCGCCGTCGTGGGACGACTCTTCGACGGTCTCGCCTCCGTGAACGACCCCCTCTGGCCCGCGGACCGCTGGCCGCCCATGCGCTTCGACCGCCCCCTGCAGGTGGGCGCCCGCGGCGGCCACGGACTCGTCCGCTACGACGTAGGCGCCTGCGAGCCGGGCCGTTCGATCCGTTTCGATTTCACGGCCCCGCGCGGCTTCGACGGGCACCACCGCCTGGAGGTGGTGGCCAAGGGGGAGGAGCACACCGTGCTGCGCCACGTGGTGGAGATGAATACCCGCGGCCCGGCCGTGCTGAGCTGGCCGCTGGTCTTCGGTCCCCTGCACGACGCCCTGCTGGAGGATGCGCTGGACCGGGCCGAGCGGAGCCTGGGGTTGGAGCCGGCGGGGGCGCGGTGGAGCGCGTGGGTGCGGTTCCTGAGGTGGGTGTTGAAGCCGCGGGGACGGCGTTCCCGGCGAGAATGA
- a CDS encoding amino acid permease, producing the protein MDRRLGTFLGVYTPTTLTILGVIMYLRFGWLVGHLGLLQMLVIVLLAHVITVTTTLSFSSVATNGHVGAGGAYYIISRSLGLEVGGSVGLPLFLSQTFSVTLYSFGLAESLRFIWPGVPLQEATVVIVVLVGAISLFGAGAALRAQVVMMVVVGVSLLALGAGALRIGKLHDVMLSAGSGELDFWRGFAIFFPAVTGAMAGLGLSGDLKDPVRSIPRGAILAVLTGLVVYLLVPFVLSASAPLEVLRNDPLVWTSVALGGAWLVLPGLWSAIFSSAVGSILGAPRTLQALARDGLAPRLFAGRGGSRWALLPGLLLSLAIALGAVALGDLNAVATVVSMIFLAVYGTTNFAAAFETLSGDPSWRPQLRTHWSVNLLGGFGCLATMFLIAPVAALAALVIVLGLWLLLSRRERAAGWGDARRGLYESLIRWALLRLDARPVSPRNWRPHTLVFVDGIERELDQVRFADWFSQGRGVVTVCELIEGSIETSVSQVPERLARMRDVLQRENLHVFPEVDIVGDLASGIVEVSQANGMAAISSNTVMLGWPSDPQLRTVFMGVQRELQALGMSLIIGRIKPRHLFRRTQRHRTIDVWWSGLRRNGDLMLLLTYLLTRNPEWRNAHVRIMSVATTETMREQTTLYLQRMLATIRIDAEFEILLKPKDVRVRDIMQSQSAESDVVFMGLDPAVPGEEAAQADRLEQLAGELPVVFFVNNASHFTGELLDSGEEMDMEEIARGRLPGSAKPASSGDDVADAQGKRP; encoded by the coding sequence ATGGACAGGCGTCTCGGGACATTCCTCGGCGTCTACACGCCGACGACCCTCACCATCCTCGGCGTGATCATGTATCTGCGCTTCGGGTGGCTGGTGGGTCATTTGGGCCTGTTGCAGATGCTGGTGATCGTGCTGCTCGCCCACGTGATCACCGTCACGACCACGCTGTCGTTCTCGTCCGTCGCCACCAACGGCCACGTGGGCGCCGGGGGCGCCTACTACATCATCTCGCGCAGTCTCGGCCTGGAGGTCGGCGGATCGGTGGGGCTGCCGCTGTTCCTGTCGCAGACCTTCTCGGTGACGCTGTATTCCTTCGGCCTCGCGGAATCGTTGCGGTTCATCTGGCCCGGCGTGCCGCTGCAGGAGGCGACGGTGGTCATCGTCGTGCTGGTCGGCGCCATCTCCCTGTTCGGGGCCGGGGCGGCGCTCCGGGCCCAGGTCGTGATGATGGTCGTGGTGGGCGTCTCGCTGCTCGCGCTGGGCGCCGGCGCGCTGCGCATCGGGAAACTGCACGACGTGATGCTGTCGGCCGGCTCGGGCGAACTCGACTTCTGGCGGGGCTTCGCCATCTTCTTCCCGGCGGTCACGGGCGCCATGGCCGGATTGGGGCTGTCCGGCGATCTCAAGGATCCCGTCCGCTCCATACCGCGCGGCGCGATCCTGGCGGTGCTCACGGGTCTGGTCGTGTATCTGCTCGTGCCTTTCGTGCTCTCGGCCTCGGCGCCGCTCGAGGTGCTCCGCAACGATCCCCTGGTGTGGACGAGCGTGGCCCTGGGCGGCGCCTGGCTCGTGCTGCCCGGCCTGTGGAGCGCCATCTTCTCCTCGGCGGTGGGGTCGATCCTGGGCGCACCCCGCACGCTGCAGGCCCTGGCCCGCGACGGCCTGGCGCCCCGTCTCTTCGCCGGCCGCGGCGGCTCGAGATGGGCGCTGCTGCCGGGGCTGCTGCTGTCCCTGGCGATCGCCCTCGGGGCGGTGGCCCTGGGCGATCTCAACGCGGTGGCGACCGTGGTCTCCATGATCTTCCTCGCCGTCTACGGCACCACCAACTTCGCGGCGGCCTTCGAGACCCTCAGCGGCGACCCGTCCTGGCGGCCCCAGCTCCGCACGCACTGGTCGGTCAACCTCCTGGGCGGCTTTGGCTGCCTGGCTACCATGTTCCTGATCGCGCCGGTGGCGGCCCTGGCGGCCCTCGTGATCGTGCTCGGCCTGTGGCTCCTGCTGTCGCGGCGCGAGCGCGCCGCCGGCTGGGGCGACGCCCGGCGCGGCCTCTACGAGAGCCTGATCCGCTGGGCCCTGCTCAGGCTCGACGCCCGGCCCGTCAGCCCCCGCAACTGGCGGCCGCACACCCTGGTCTTCGTGGACGGCATCGAGCGCGAACTCGATCAGGTCCGCTTCGCCGACTGGTTCAGCCAGGGTCGCGGCGTGGTCACGGTCTGCGAACTCATCGAGGGGTCGATCGAAACCTCGGTTTCGCAGGTGCCGGAACGGCTCGCGCGGATGCGCGACGTGCTGCAGCGGGAGAACCTGCACGTGTTCCCCGAGGTGGACATCGTGGGAGATCTGGCGAGCGGCATCGTCGAGGTGTCCCAGGCCAACGGCATGGCGGCCATCTCCAGCAACACCGTGATGCTGGGCTGGCCGTCGGATCCCCAGCTGCGCACGGTCTTCATGGGCGTCCAGCGCGAGCTGCAGGCCCTGGGCATGTCCCTCATCATAGGGCGCATCAAGCCCCGTCACCTATTCCGGCGCACGCAGAGGCACCGCACGATCGACGTGTGGTGGAGCGGACTGCGCCGCAACGGCGACCTCATGCTGCTGCTGACCTACCTCCTGACGCGCAACCCCGAATGGCGCAACGCCCACGTGCGCATCATGAGCGTGGCCACCACCGAAACCATGCGCGAGCAGACGACCCTGTATCTCCAGCGCATGCTCGCCACCATCCGCATCGACGCCGAGTTCGAGATCCTGCTGAAACCGAAGGACGTCCGCGTGCGCGACATCATGCAGTCGCAGAGCGCCGAGTCGGACGTGGTCTTCATGGGACTCGACCCCGCTGTGCCGGGCGAGGAGGCGGCTCAGGCCGACCGCCTGGAACAGCTGGCCGGCGAGCTGCCGGTGGTCTTCTTCGTGAACAACGCCAGCCATTTCACAGGGGAACTGCTCGACTCGGGCGAGGAGATGGACATGGAGGAGATCGCCCGTGGACGGCTGCCCGGGTCGGCCAAGCCTGCGAGCAGCGGCGACGACGTGGCGGACGCCCAGGGGAAGAGACCGTGA
- a CDS encoding sodium:solute symporter — MNRLAALDWIVVALYFALVFGVAWWTTRRRGLRESSAGYFLAGRNTGWFVIGASLFASNIGSEHLVGLAGTGAASGVAVGQFEVLASLILLLLGWVFVPFYLRSGVTTMPEFLERRYSASARWYLAVISIVGYVLTKISVTVAAGGIVFKTLMGLDFWTGALIVVVATGIYTVLGGLRAVLYTDVLQAGVLILGATVVTFLGLDELGGWSRMTGLAGDGFMDMWLPASHPDFPWTGILLGAPILGVWYWCTDQFIVQRVLAARGLDDARGGTIFAGFLKLLPVFLFVIPGVVAYGLAQTGRIELAQPDQALPTLIGTLLPVGLRGLVVAGLLAALMSSLSSVFNSCSTLVTLDIYKKLRPASSERRLVAVGQISTAGLVVLALAWVPFMSRISGQLYQYLQSVQAYIAPPIAAVFLIGLFWTRVNARGALLALWTGFVLGAARLVAELNQDALAGGPFERYATMNFLHFAAWLFVACSALLVLGSLSGRAPDTERLAGLTYATAGEERLPSRLRNRHLATSLLLLAGVAAVWLMFRG; from the coding sequence ATGAACCGCTTGGCCGCTCTCGACTGGATCGTCGTTGCCCTCTACTTCGCGCTGGTCTTCGGCGTCGCCTGGTGGACAACGCGGCGACGCGGGCTGCGCGAGTCGTCCGCCGGCTACTTCCTGGCCGGCCGCAACACCGGCTGGTTCGTGATCGGCGCGTCGCTGTTCGCGTCGAACATCGGCTCGGAGCATCTGGTTGGCCTGGCCGGCACCGGCGCCGCCAGCGGCGTGGCCGTGGGGCAGTTCGAGGTGCTGGCGTCGCTGATCCTGCTGTTGCTGGGCTGGGTCTTCGTGCCCTTCTACCTGCGCAGCGGCGTGACGACGATGCCCGAATTCCTCGAGAGACGGTATTCCGCTTCGGCGCGCTGGTATCTGGCCGTCATCTCCATCGTCGGCTACGTGCTGACGAAGATCTCGGTGACCGTGGCGGCGGGCGGCATCGTCTTCAAGACGCTCATGGGCCTGGACTTCTGGACCGGCGCCCTGATCGTCGTGGTGGCCACCGGCATCTACACGGTGCTCGGCGGCCTGCGGGCGGTGCTCTACACGGACGTGCTGCAGGCGGGGGTGCTGATCCTGGGCGCGACCGTCGTCACGTTCCTCGGCCTGGACGAGCTCGGCGGCTGGAGCCGCATGACCGGCCTGGCGGGCGACGGCTTCATGGACATGTGGCTGCCGGCTTCCCATCCCGACTTTCCCTGGACCGGCATCCTGCTGGGCGCCCCGATCCTGGGCGTCTGGTACTGGTGCACCGACCAGTTCATCGTGCAGCGCGTGCTGGCGGCCCGCGGCCTGGACGACGCCCGCGGCGGCACGATCTTCGCGGGATTCCTCAAATTGCTGCCGGTCTTCCTCTTCGTGATACCGGGCGTGGTGGCCTACGGCCTGGCGCAGACGGGACGGATCGAGCTGGCCCAGCCGGACCAGGCCCTGCCGACGCTCATCGGCACCCTGCTGCCGGTGGGCCTGCGCGGCCTCGTCGTGGCAGGATTGCTGGCGGCGCTGATGAGCTCCCTGTCTTCGGTCTTCAATTCCTGCTCCACGCTGGTCACCCTGGACATCTACAAGAAGCTGCGCCCCGCGTCGTCGGAGCGGCGCCTGGTGGCGGTGGGGCAGATTTCCACCGCCGGTCTCGTGGTTCTGGCGCTGGCCTGGGTGCCCTTCATGTCGCGGATCTCGGGACAGCTCTACCAGTACCTGCAGAGCGTGCAGGCCTACATCGCGCCGCCCATCGCGGCGGTGTTCCTGATCGGCCTGTTCTGGACGCGGGTCAACGCGCGCGGGGCGCTGCTCGCGCTGTGGACCGGCTTCGTGCTGGGCGCCGCGCGCCTGGTGGCCGAGCTCAACCAGGACGCCCTGGCCGGCGGTCCCTTCGAGCGCTACGCCACCATGAACTTCCTGCATTTCGCGGCGTGGTTGTTCGTGGCCTGTTCCGCCTTGCTGGTGCTCGGCAGTCTGAGCGGCCGGGCGCCCGATACCGAACGACTGGCTGGCCTGACCTACGCCACCGCCGGCGAAGAGCGCCTGCCCTCGCGGCTGCGTAACCGCCACCTGGCGACCAGCCTGCTGCTGCTGGCGGGGGTGGCGGCGGTGTGGCTGATGTTCAGGGGGTGA